A stretch of the Actinoalloteichus fjordicus genome encodes the following:
- a CDS encoding sirohydrochlorin chelatase, with translation MSPTLVAVAHGSRDPRSPATIDSLVAGLRRARPSMPVLPAYLELSAPPLDEVLDEVDTESVLVPLLLGHAYHAGVDIPTAVERARRRRPSLRVAVADVLGPDERLESAALRRLAEAGIRPGTPEVGVVLAGAGSSQEQSNSLVRRVAEDWARHHGWAGVVPAFASATGPTAAEAVAELRAAGAERIAVAPWFLAPGLLLNRVIEGVRADEPAAVLAEPMGAAPELVDLVLDRYAAAARSSG, from the coding sequence GTGAGTCCGACGCTGGTGGCCGTGGCGCACGGCAGCCGAGATCCTCGTTCGCCCGCGACGATCGACAGCCTCGTGGCGGGTCTGCGCCGAGCACGGCCTTCCATGCCGGTGCTGCCCGCCTACCTCGAACTGTCGGCGCCGCCGCTCGACGAGGTGCTCGACGAGGTCGACACGGAGTCGGTGCTAGTGCCCCTGCTGCTGGGCCACGCCTATCACGCCGGGGTGGACATCCCGACCGCCGTCGAGCGGGCCCGCCGCCGTCGACCGTCGCTGCGGGTGGCGGTCGCCGACGTCCTCGGGCCGGATGAGCGGCTGGAGTCGGCGGCGCTGCGCAGGCTGGCCGAGGCGGGCATCCGGCCGGGCACGCCGGAGGTCGGCGTGGTGCTCGCGGGCGCGGGCTCCTCGCAGGAGCAGTCGAACTCCCTGGTGCGTCGGGTGGCCGAAGACTGGGCACGGCACCACGGCTGGGCAGGAGTGGTGCCCGCATTCGCCTCGGCGACCGGCCCCACCGCCGCCGAGGCCGTCGCCGAGCTGCGCGCGGCCGGTGCCGAACGGATCGCGGTCGCCCCGTGGTTCCTCGCCCCAGGACTGCTGCTGAACCGGGTGATCGAGGGGGTCCGGGCCGATGAGCCTGCCGCCGTGCTCGCCGAGCCGATGGGCGCGGCACCGGAGCTGGTCGACCTGGTCCTGGACCGCTACGCGGCGGCGGCTCGCTCGTCAGGCTGA
- a CDS encoding enoyl-CoA hydratase-related protein, with the protein MTENLVRHRVADGTATITLDSPHNRNALSARLRRELRDLLIADIADESVRVIVLDHTGPVFCSGMDLRESRGAGAADQGVNEFPELLELIWTSPTPVVARLAGPARAGGVGLVAAADIAVAADTATFAFSEVRLGVVPAVISVTVLPRLAARAAHELFLTGETFDAARAVDIGLLNSAVAAEDLDAEVSRMTRMLAAGGPAALAATKAMLRSPRSGRLTEEFADMLALSARHFAGAEGQEGMRAFAEKRPPSWVPADGPPGSAAGRG; encoded by the coding sequence ATGACCGAGAACCTCGTGCGGCATCGCGTCGCGGACGGCACGGCGACGATCACCCTGGACTCCCCGCACAACCGCAACGCGCTGTCCGCCCGGCTGCGTCGCGAACTGCGTGACCTGCTGATCGCGGACATCGCCGACGAGTCGGTGCGCGTCATCGTGCTCGACCACACCGGCCCGGTGTTCTGCTCCGGCATGGACCTGCGGGAGTCCAGGGGTGCGGGCGCGGCGGATCAGGGCGTGAACGAGTTCCCGGAGCTGCTGGAGCTGATCTGGACCAGCCCCACGCCGGTCGTCGCCCGACTCGCCGGACCGGCGCGGGCAGGCGGGGTCGGCCTCGTGGCCGCCGCCGACATCGCGGTGGCCGCCGACACGGCGACCTTCGCCTTCTCCGAGGTGCGACTCGGAGTGGTGCCCGCCGTCATCTCGGTGACCGTCCTGCCTCGGCTCGCGGCCAGGGCCGCCCACGAGCTGTTCCTCACCGGCGAGACCTTCGACGCCGCGCGGGCCGTCGACATCGGACTGCTGAACTCGGCCGTGGCCGCCGAGGATCTCGACGCCGAGGTCAGCCGGATGACGCGCATGCTGGCGGCGGGCGGACCGGCGGCGCTGGCCGCGACCAAGGCGATGCTGCGCAGCCCTCGATCGGGCCGGCTCACGGAGGAGTTCGCCGACATGCTGGCGCTCTCGGCACGCCACTTCGCAGGAGCGGAGGGGCAGGAGGGCATGCGGGCCTTCGCCGAGAAGCGCCCGCCGTCCTGGGTGCCCGCCGACGGGCCGCCGGGCTCGGCGGCCGGGCGAGGCTGA
- a CDS encoding class I SAM-dependent methyltransferase translates to MTEGGVAMRQSRDQPEQAGVVLPVDPSETPGPSGAADPSDPAYERAFAAFLAHTDQKRQMWAHLESIVADLPRHDVLIDAGAGEGGTTAWLSGSFRRTIAVEPNSVLRKRLHMVCPTATVLPSRILETTPDARGDLVLNSHVLYYIPRPEWPAVLARLASWISRRGELIVVLQNPDSSAMGMVRHLTGHRFDLTSAAEEFITGDAGGRWVVRVETSPARVRAPDLETATTIAEFILGITPVEAHPERAAVSEYVQEHFVAADGSYTIDCTQDFLRLRRP, encoded by the coding sequence ATGACGGAGGGTGGGGTGGCGATGCGTCAGTCGAGGGATCAGCCGGAGCAGGCCGGGGTCGTCCTCCCGGTCGATCCGTCCGAGACACCGGGGCCGTCGGGCGCCGCCGACCCGTCCGACCCGGCCTACGAGCGGGCGTTCGCCGCCTTCCTCGCACACACCGATCAGAAGCGTCAGATGTGGGCGCATCTGGAGTCGATCGTCGCCGATCTGCCGCGTCACGACGTGCTGATCGACGCAGGGGCAGGCGAGGGCGGCACAACGGCGTGGCTGAGCGGCTCGTTCCGGCGGACCATCGCCGTCGAGCCCAACTCCGTGCTCCGGAAGCGGCTGCACATGGTCTGTCCGACCGCGACGGTGCTGCCGAGCCGAATCCTGGAAACCACGCCGGACGCGCGAGGCGACCTGGTGCTCAACTCCCACGTCCTCTACTACATCCCCCGGCCGGAGTGGCCGGCCGTGCTGGCCAGGCTCGCGTCGTGGATCTCCCGACGCGGTGAGCTGATCGTCGTGTTGCAGAACCCGGACAGCAGCGCCATGGGGATGGTCCGCCACCTGACCGGCCATCGCTTCGACCTCACCTCCGCCGCCGAGGAGTTCATCACCGGCGATGCGGGCGGGCGGTGGGTCGTCCGGGTCGAGACGAGCCCGGCGCGGGTACGCGCTCCGGATCTGGAGACCGCCACGACGATCGCCGAGTTCATCCTGGGCATCACGCCCGTGGAGGCACATCCCGAACGCGCCGCAGTGTCGGAGTACGTGCAGGAACACTTCGTCGCCGCCGACGGCTCCTACACCATCGACTGCACCCAGGATTTCCTGCGGCTCAGACGCCCCTGA
- a CDS encoding class I SAM-dependent methyltransferase: MSSEQIMSTLPALDPAGEGYQEAFAAYLAHSDEAAVTRPRLDRIVASLPERLEFIDVGAGFGRTVRWFVDSFAHVVAIEPNLELHHRITLAAPDAEVLGGSILTAQPRLPADLVLCSHILYYVPRQDWQACLNRMASWLSEEGELVVLLQNPDSDLMRLLHRFTGRRFDLAELLPATRDSGWSVVLDTVPSILAAPDLDTALMIFRFFLSGITSVPTDERRPARTRAELTRQLDRHRLDDGGYRMSCTQDVLRLRRR, translated from the coding sequence GTGTCATCAGAGCAGATCATGAGCACGCTGCCCGCGCTCGATCCGGCGGGCGAGGGCTATCAGGAGGCCTTCGCCGCCTACCTTGCACACAGCGACGAGGCGGCGGTGACCAGGCCCCGGCTGGATCGCATCGTCGCGAGTCTGCCGGAGCGGCTGGAGTTCATCGACGTCGGTGCGGGCTTCGGCCGGACGGTGCGCTGGTTCGTCGACTCCTTCGCGCACGTCGTCGCGATCGAGCCGAATCTCGAGCTGCATCACCGGATCACGCTGGCCGCGCCCGATGCCGAGGTGTTGGGGGGCTCGATCCTCACGGCACAGCCCCGCCTGCCCGCCGACCTGGTGCTCTGCTCTCACATCCTCTATTACGTGCCTCGGCAGGACTGGCAGGCCTGCCTGAACCGAATGGCATCCTGGCTGTCCGAAGAGGGCGAACTGGTCGTGCTGCTGCAGAATCCGGACAGCGACCTGATGCGGCTGCTCCACCGGTTCACCGGCAGGCGTTTCGACCTCGCCGAGCTGCTCCCCGCCACGCGCGACTCGGGCTGGTCCGTGGTCCTGGACACGGTGCCGTCGATCCTCGCCGCACCGGATCTCGACACGGCATTGATGATCTTCCGCTTCTTCCTCAGCGGCATCACCAGCGTTCCCACCGACGAACGACGCCCGGCCCGGACCCGCGCGGAGCTGACCAGGCAGCTCGACCGGCATCGGCTCGACGACGGCGGCTACCGGATGAGCTGTACCCAGGACGTCCTGCGCCTCCGACGGCGCTGA
- a CDS encoding barstar family protein yields the protein MSWDLVVEAIEQAQADGAWPHVLDGRELADSAEVIDAIARLLGFPETFGHNLDALYDCLTDLSWLEEGEHRLVWVDPAGYADRDPAGFPRIRRAVLDAVEQDEPGDRKLSVVFVEV from the coding sequence ATGAGCTGGGACCTGGTCGTCGAGGCGATCGAGCAGGCGCAGGCCGACGGCGCCTGGCCGCACGTCCTGGACGGTCGAGAACTGGCGGACTCCGCCGAGGTCATCGACGCGATCGCGCGCCTGCTCGGTTTTCCCGAGACCTTCGGCCACAACCTCGACGCCCTCTACGACTGCCTGACCGACCTGTCCTGGCTCGAAGAGGGCGAGCACCGGCTCGTCTGGGTCGACCCGGCGGGCTACGCCGACCGTGATCCGGCGGGCTTCCCTCGGATTCGGCGTGCGGTGCTCGACGCCGTCGAGCAGGACGAGCCGGGCGACCGAAAGCTGTCCGTCGTCTTCGTCGAGGTCTGA
- a CDS encoding zinc-binding dehydrogenase — protein sequence MFAVYASAPDVDDPLTGLTIGERPEPSVPEGWVRVDVRAASLNMHDVWTLRGVGIAAESFPMILGCDGAGVLADGTEVLIHPVINAPGWRGDETLDPKRTLLTERYQGTFADSVVVPAGNVVPKPAELSFVEAATLGTAWLTAYRMLFVQAGVRPGQTVLVQGASGGVSTALIQLASAAGARVWATGRTEEKRALASSLGAHATFETGVRLPERVDAVFETVGKATWSHSLKSLKPGGTVVVAGATSGPDPSADLQRVFFLQLRVLGSTMGTRQELVDLVSFLRLHDVRPQIGLTLPLEQATAGFTAMLGGETAGKIVFTR from the coding sequence ATGTTCGCCGTATACGCCAGTGCGCCCGATGTCGACGACCCGCTCACGGGGCTGACCATCGGGGAACGGCCGGAGCCGTCGGTGCCGGAAGGGTGGGTGCGGGTCGACGTGCGGGCGGCCAGCCTGAACATGCACGACGTCTGGACCCTGCGCGGCGTGGGCATCGCGGCCGAGTCCTTTCCGATGATCCTGGGCTGTGACGGCGCGGGCGTGCTGGCCGACGGTACCGAGGTGCTGATCCACCCGGTGATCAACGCGCCGGGCTGGCGGGGCGACGAGACGCTGGATCCGAAGCGGACACTGCTCACCGAGCGTTATCAGGGCACCTTCGCGGACTCGGTGGTCGTGCCTGCGGGCAACGTGGTCCCCAAACCCGCCGAGTTGTCGTTCGTCGAGGCCGCGACGCTGGGCACCGCCTGGCTCACGGCGTACCGGATGCTCTTCGTGCAGGCAGGCGTGCGGCCGGGCCAGACGGTGCTGGTGCAGGGCGCCTCCGGCGGCGTGTCGACGGCGCTCATCCAGCTCGCGAGCGCGGCAGGCGCCCGCGTCTGGGCGACAGGCCGCACCGAGGAGAAGCGTGCGCTGGCGTCGAGCCTCGGTGCCCACGCGACCTTCGAGACCGGCGTCCGACTCCCCGAACGAGTGGACGCGGTCTTCGAGACCGTCGGCAAGGCCACCTGGTCGCATTCGCTGAAGTCGCTCAAGCCGGGCGGCACCGTGGTGGTCGCAGGCGCCACGTCCGGCCCGGACCCGAGCGCCGACCTCCAGCGGGTCTTCTTCCTCCAGCTCCGCGTCCTGGGTTCGACGATGGGCACCAGACAGGAGCTGGTCGATCTCGTGTCGTTCCTGCGCCTGCACGACGTCCGCCCGCAGATCGGGCTGACGCTGCCGTTGGAACAGGCCACGGCAGGCTTCACGGCCATGCTCGGCGGGGAGACGGCAGGAAAGATCGTGTTCACGAGATGA
- a CDS encoding GNAT family N-acetyltransferase, which produces MSPARVEVIRLDETVHAVIDLARRAQAAVGQPGADRAAGHLAGLEPVPGLLTMGAHQQDRLVGVLVGWPCGARPLWAALVQPALAAAGHTSWLTGSFEVAELHVEPEFHGTGVGTMLLRSLGERIEQDRLVLQADVTNRRAREFYRRRGFRVLTGPFRTVNRRRALVLGTVLPMR; this is translated from the coding sequence ATGAGTCCGGCGCGCGTCGAGGTGATCCGACTGGACGAGACCGTTCACGCGGTGATCGACCTGGCCAGACGCGCGCAGGCCGCAGTGGGACAGCCGGGGGCCGACCGGGCGGCCGGTCATCTGGCCGGCCTCGAACCCGTGCCCGGCCTGCTCACGATGGGGGCGCATCAGCAGGATCGGCTGGTCGGCGTCCTCGTCGGCTGGCCGTGCGGAGCCCGCCCCCTGTGGGCGGCACTGGTGCAGCCTGCCCTGGCGGCCGCCGGGCACACCTCCTGGCTGACCGGCTCCTTCGAGGTCGCGGAGCTGCACGTCGAACCGGAGTTCCACGGCACGGGCGTCGGCACGATGCTGCTCAGGTCGCTGGGCGAACGGATCGAGCAGGACCGGCTCGTGCTGCAGGCCGACGTCACCAACCGACGGGCCCGCGAGTTCTATCGACGACGGGGATTTCGCGTGCTCACCGGCCCGTTCCGCACGGTGAACCGCCGCAGGGCGCTGGTCCTGGGGACCGTGCTCCCGATGCGCTGA
- a CDS encoding MOSC domain-containing protein, whose protein sequence is MGTVRSVNLAVVRTGDWTGKLGRTGIDKRPVDGRVHVALGGVTGDTVVDTANHGASYQAVYAFGVDDLAHWSSVIGRELVPGNAGENLSVADADVNDLVIGQRVRVGETVLRVTGPRIPCRVFAGFWSAQSLIKRFTEHGRPGAYFAVEEPGAVWAGAPIEILSTPDHGVTVAEVFGVLRGRKRELDDHVRQALGDLPEPWAEDVRSRMALAAR, encoded by the coding sequence ATGGGGACCGTGCGCTCAGTCAACCTCGCCGTGGTCAGGACCGGCGACTGGACCGGGAAACTGGGTCGCACCGGCATCGACAAGCGTCCGGTGGACGGCCGAGTGCACGTCGCCCTCGGCGGCGTCACGGGTGACACCGTGGTGGACACGGCGAATCACGGCGCCTCCTATCAGGCCGTGTACGCCTTCGGCGTCGACGATCTCGCACACTGGTCGTCGGTGATCGGCCGCGAACTGGTGCCGGGCAACGCGGGCGAGAACCTGAGCGTCGCGGACGCCGACGTCAACGACCTGGTGATCGGCCAGCGGGTTCGAGTGGGCGAGACCGTCCTCCGCGTGACCGGCCCGCGCATCCCCTGCCGGGTCTTCGCGGGCTTCTGGTCCGCCCAGAGCCTGATCAAGCGCTTCACCGAACACGGTCGGCCGGGCGCCTACTTCGCGGTGGAGGAACCGGGCGCCGTGTGGGCCGGGGCGCCGATCGAGATCCTGAGCACCCCCGACCACGGCGTGACCGTCGCCGAGGTCTTCGGCGTGCTGCGCGGCCGTAAGCGCGAACTGGACGATCACGTGCGCCAGGCCCTTGGCGATCTCCCCGAGCCCTGGGCCGAGGACGTCAGAAGCCGCATGGCCCTCGCGGCGCGCTGA
- a CDS encoding NAD(P)H-dependent flavin oxidoreductase: MVNELRVPIVAAPMAGGVSTPELVVAVGEAGGLGFLAAGYLSPDRVKTEIHRVRSLSRCRFGVNLFVPGEPSGADLSAFRELVADQGRPLGVAPGEPRWDDDDYRAKLALLLAEPVPVVSFTFGVPAAQDVRRLQRVGSQVVVTVTSPDEARQAVAAGTDGLCLQGIEAGGHRAVFVDDGRSEAGGPTHPLLDLIGLVRAQTTLPLIAAGGLTDGRALREVLAAGAGAGQFGTAFLRSPEAGTKTAHRSALTQRRGTALTRAFTGRPARGLVNEMMTELTAHAPAAYPEIHHLTAPVRAAAGAAEDPERMSAWAGLGADETRELPAAELVAAWGAEIGRSA; the protein is encoded by the coding sequence GTGGTGAATGAGTTGCGTGTTCCGATCGTCGCGGCGCCGATGGCGGGCGGGGTGAGCACGCCGGAACTGGTCGTCGCCGTGGGCGAGGCGGGCGGACTCGGCTTCCTCGCTGCCGGCTATCTTTCGCCCGATCGGGTGAAAACCGAGATTCATCGGGTCCGCAGCCTCAGCCGATGCCGGTTCGGCGTGAACCTCTTCGTGCCCGGCGAGCCCTCCGGTGCGGACCTGTCGGCGTTTCGCGAGCTGGTGGCCGACCAGGGACGTCCCCTCGGCGTCGCGCCGGGCGAACCCCGCTGGGACGACGACGACTACCGCGCCAAGCTGGCGCTGCTGCTCGCCGAGCCGGTGCCCGTGGTCTCCTTCACCTTCGGCGTGCCCGCCGCCCAGGACGTGCGACGACTTCAGCGGGTCGGCAGTCAGGTGGTCGTCACCGTGACCAGCCCGGACGAGGCGCGACAGGCGGTCGCGGCGGGTACGGACGGCCTGTGCCTTCAGGGCATCGAGGCGGGCGGCCACCGAGCGGTCTTCGTGGACGACGGCCGCTCCGAGGCGGGCGGCCCGACCCACCCGCTGCTCGACCTGATCGGACTGGTCCGCGCTCAGACCACGCTGCCGTTGATCGCGGCAGGCGGCCTCACCGACGGCCGGGCGCTCCGTGAGGTGCTCGCGGCCGGGGCCGGCGCAGGACAGTTCGGCACGGCGTTCCTACGCAGCCCGGAGGCGGGCACGAAGACCGCGCACCGGTCGGCGCTCACCCAGCGCCGGGGGACGGCGCTGACGAGGGCGTTCACCGGCAGGCCCGCGCGCGGCCTGGTCAACGAGATGATGACCGAGCTGACCGCGCACGCCCCGGCGGCCTACCCGGAGATCCATCACCTGACCGCCCCGGTGCGCGCTGCGGCGGGCGCCGCCGAGGACCCGGAGCGGATGTCCGCCTGGGCGGGCCTTGGCGCGGACGAGACCCGTGAACTCCCCGCCGCCGAGCTGGTGGCGGCGTGGGGAGCGGAGATCGGCCGCTCGGCCTGA
- a CDS encoding DUF4383 domain-containing protein, which yields MRMNQYLPVGHPLNKIYRVGAGLIGAGLIVFGLLGFINRLTFFSIEGDRVLGLSSNGLLSLISVIVGVILIGSAVIGGVVASTTAVVIGLLFLLSGLVNLALLETPLNLLAFEMQNVVFSLVVGMLLLFLGLYGRLSGGLREDNPFVRARHHEDPSVDHSAEETAERRRLAEIQPIADAEYAVAQGTATPEQQRLVAADAQERAEIARREAYRRYEDEHAAGTVPAQEERKRQSSRRGSRGRHRRPPTIRA from the coding sequence ATGAGAATGAATCAATACCTGCCGGTCGGGCACCCGCTGAACAAGATCTACCGGGTCGGCGCGGGACTGATCGGCGCCGGGCTCATCGTCTTCGGGCTGCTCGGCTTCATCAACCGCCTGACCTTCTTCTCCATCGAGGGCGACCGCGTCCTGGGCCTGTCCAGCAACGGTCTGCTTTCCTTGATCTCGGTGATCGTGGGCGTGATCCTGATCGGCTCGGCCGTCATCGGCGGCGTCGTCGCCTCCACCACGGCCGTCGTCATCGGGCTGTTGTTCCTGTTGTCCGGCCTGGTGAACCTCGCTCTGCTGGAGACCCCGCTCAATCTGCTCGCCTTCGAGATGCAGAACGTGGTGTTCAGCCTCGTGGTCGGGATGCTGCTGCTCTTCCTGGGCCTCTACGGGCGGCTCAGCGGCGGACTGCGGGAGGACAACCCCTTCGTCCGAGCCCGGCACCACGAGGACCCGAGCGTCGACCACAGCGCGGAGGAGACGGCGGAGCGCAGGCGGCTGGCGGAGATCCAGCCGATCGCCGACGCCGAGTACGCCGTGGCCCAGGGCACCGCGACCCCGGAACAGCAGCGGCTGGTGGCCGCCGACGCGCAGGAGCGTGCCGAGATCGCCCGCCGCGAGGCCTACCGCCGATACGAGGACGAGCATGCGGCGGGCACCGTGCCTGCGCAGGAGGAGCGGAAACGGCAGTCGTCTCGACGCGGGTCACGCGGCCGACACCGCAGGCCGCCGACGATCCGCGCCTGA
- a CDS encoding DUF3046 domain-containing protein, giving the protein MRHTAFRSAMAQEFGRVRAEMLARDHVFSELGGRTVNQALEAGVEPRQAWRAVCDAFDIPAERR; this is encoded by the coding sequence ATGCGACACACCGCCTTCCGCTCCGCGATGGCCCAGGAGTTCGGCCGAGTCCGGGCCGAGATGCTGGCCAGAGACCACGTGTTCTCCGAGCTCGGCGGACGCACCGTCAACCAGGCCTTGGAAGCGGGCGTCGAGCCCCGTCAGGCCTGGCGTGCCGTGTGCGACGCCTTCGACATCCCGGCAGAACGGCGCTGA
- a CDS encoding Hsp70 family protein, translating to MRVLSVDLGTSNTVAVLSAHGREPRVIEVDGSATMPSAVFADEDGTLVVGRDAERRARLDPARYEPNPKRRVDEGSLLLGTSVVSVTEAMSAVLMRVAAETSRQLGGGRPDEVRLTHPAQWGATRRNVLLAAARLAGLGDDLVLVPEPVAAAAHFASFPDRSLPPGKALAVYDLGAGTFDCAVVGATQNGFVVLAENGLPDLGGLDVDQVLLEHVGRQVSQHDPSGWQRLLRPETTNDRRAQRALREDVKAAKETLSRHPQTDVPLPDPFQDVLVTRSELEALIRPSMLRSVELLKATIRAAGIAPEALAGIYLVGGSSRIPLVATLIAEQTKVVATSLDQPETAVALGAHHVPRDGATMRTQDFEPDQFTASPATPAGGRPAAGGTPPEGRPVPGGGFTVPQPAYSTTSQPTMTGYPSTGGQPALSQAGPSHPVPGRPGPGHSGPHGVGTSYPPTYALSAAQGGPAPRRRTGLLVSAIVGVAVLVAGAVVGGIMLFGSDALPTAAECSSGAETDENGFTACLRQLAGTVPDRHDCGPGDAESSGSGESSIVTCQFSHATESYALAYNHAGSVEAAGATAESWLSHSEGDLVEARWAGNGLDGRYQSAVSEGRGILVFTVTDRPLVGFVLANSSEAEEFTADALADYFEASIQPGT from the coding sequence GTGCGCGTCCTGTCCGTGGACCTGGGTACGTCGAACACCGTCGCGGTGCTGTCCGCACACGGTCGAGAGCCTCGCGTCATCGAGGTCGACGGGTCCGCCACCATGCCCTCGGCCGTCTTCGCCGACGAGGACGGCACGCTGGTCGTCGGGCGGGATGCCGAGCGCCGCGCGCGGCTCGACCCGGCTCGATACGAGCCGAACCCCAAGCGCAGGGTCGACGAGGGCTCATTGCTGCTGGGGACCAGCGTCGTCTCGGTCACCGAGGCGATGTCCGCCGTCCTCATGCGAGTGGCGGCGGAGACCAGCAGACAGCTCGGCGGCGGGCGCCCCGACGAGGTCCGCCTGACCCACCCCGCCCAGTGGGGTGCGACGCGGCGGAACGTGCTGCTGGCGGCCGCGCGGCTCGCGGGCCTCGGCGACGACCTGGTGCTCGTGCCGGAACCGGTCGCGGCGGCGGCGCACTTCGCCTCCTTCCCCGACCGGTCGCTGCCGCCGGGCAAGGCACTGGCGGTGTACGACCTCGGCGCGGGCACCTTCGACTGTGCCGTGGTCGGAGCCACCCAGAACGGCTTCGTGGTCCTCGCGGAGAACGGGCTGCCCGACCTCGGCGGACTCGACGTCGACCAGGTGCTGTTGGAACACGTCGGCAGGCAGGTGTCCCAGCATGATCCGAGCGGCTGGCAGCGGCTGCTCCGCCCCGAGACGACCAACGATCGTCGGGCGCAGCGGGCGCTGCGCGAGGACGTCAAGGCGGCGAAGGAGACGTTGTCGCGCCATCCGCAGACCGACGTCCCGCTGCCGGACCCCTTCCAGGACGTGCTCGTCACCCGATCAGAGCTGGAGGCGCTGATCCGGCCGAGCATGCTGCGCAGCGTCGAACTGCTCAAGGCGACGATCCGGGCGGCGGGCATCGCCCCGGAGGCGCTGGCGGGCATCTACCTCGTGGGCGGGTCCAGCCGGATCCCGCTGGTGGCCACCCTGATCGCGGAGCAGACCAAGGTCGTCGCGACCAGCCTGGACCAGCCGGAGACCGCAGTGGCGCTCGGGGCGCACCACGTTCCGCGAGACGGCGCGACCATGCGCACCCAGGACTTCGAACCGGACCAGTTCACCGCGTCGCCCGCCACGCCTGCCGGCGGCCGACCTGCCGCAGGCGGTACGCCCCCGGAGGGCAGACCCGTCCCCGGCGGTGGATTCACCGTGCCGCAGCCTGCCTACTCCACGACTTCCCAACCGACGATGACCGGCTATCCGAGCACGGGCGGCCAACCGGCGCTCAGTCAGGCCGGGCCGAGCCATCCGGTGCCCGGCAGGCCCGGTCCGGGCCACAGCGGACCACACGGCGTGGGCACCAGCTACCCCCCGACCTACGCGCTGAGCGCCGCGCAGGGCGGTCCGGCGCCACGGCGTAGGACCGGTCTACTGGTCTCCGCGATCGTCGGCGTGGCGGTGCTCGTGGCGGGCGCCGTCGTCGGCGGAATCATGCTGTTCGGTTCCGATGCGCTGCCCACCGCAGCGGAGTGCTCCTCGGGCGCCGAGACGGACGAGAACGGCTTCACCGCCTGCCTGCGTCAGCTCGCGGGCACGGTCCCCGATCGGCACGACTGCGGACCTGGCGACGCCGAGTCGAGCGGTTCGGGCGAGAGCAGCATCGTCACCTGCCAGTTCAGCCATGCGACGGAGAGCTACGCCCTCGCCTACAACCATGCGGGCTCGGTGGAGGCGGCGGGCGCCACCGCCGAGTCCTGGCTGTCCCACAGCGAGGGCGACCTGGTCGAGGCGCGCTGGGCGGGCAACGGTCTCGACGGCCGCTACCAGTCCGCCGTCAGCGAGGGGCGGGGCATCCTGGTGTTCACCGTGACGGATCGGCCCCTCGTCGGCTTCGTGCTCGCCAACAGCTCCGAGGCCGAGGAGTTCACCGCCGACGCGCTGGCCGACTACTTCGAGGCGAGCATCCAGCCGGGAACCTGA